In a single window of the Melissococcus plutonius ATCC 35311 genome:
- a CDS encoding ABC transporter ATP-binding protein, whose protein sequence is MSKNKSSKKISWTNLKKYASSYTVPFIGAIILSALSSIATISGPDKLSEITDTITAGLRTSIDTDKVVRICIYLACLYGIGVLLNYSQGFITATIVQKFSQKLRRNISEKINRLPLKYFDSNSQGDTLSRLTNDLDTVGQSLNQGFSMLIPATTLLIGCIIMMLHSNWMLSVTTVLSVLVSFAIAIAILLLSQKHFAAQQKKLGLISSYVEEIYSGHNTIYAYNARQEAKENFNELNEDLYSSGWKAQFLSGITQPLMAFIGNFGFVMVCVVGSILALKGTIHFGVVVAFMVYVRLFTNPLSQLAQAFTVLQPAVVSLDRVFEFLNEEEMADESTKTYQLTNAKGNVSFEHVSFGYLPNQTIIHDFSVSAAAGSKIAIVGPTGAGKTTIVNLLMKFYEINKGKILIDGKSINDMTREEVHDQFCMVLQDTWLFEGTVKENLIFNQKDISDEEIIKACKAADVHHFITTLPKGYDTVLDDSIELSAGQKQLMTIARALIKKAPMLILDEATSSVDTRTEILIQKAMDKLIEGKTSFVIAHRLSTIRNADKILVMQHGDIIEQGNHEELLQKHGFYAELYNSQFSKQKDVEAIFNQ, encoded by the coding sequence ATGAGTAAAAATAAATCCTCAAAAAAAATTAGTTGGACAAACTTAAAAAAATATGCTAGTTCGTATACCGTGCCATTTATCGGTGCGATTATTCTTTCGGCCTTGAGTAGTATAGCTACAATTTCAGGGCCAGATAAATTAAGTGAGATTACTGATACGATTACAGCTGGGTTAAGGACTTCTATTGATACAGATAAGGTTGTTCGAATTTGTATCTATTTAGCTTGTTTATATGGTATTGGTGTTTTGCTGAATTATTCTCAAGGATTTATTACAGCAACAATTGTTCAAAAATTTTCACAAAAATTGCGACGAAATATTTCTGAGAAGATTAATCGTTTGCCTTTAAAATACTTTGATTCAAATAGTCAGGGAGATACATTAAGTCGCCTAACAAATGATTTAGATACGGTTGGACAATCTTTAAACCAAGGATTTAGTATGCTAATACCTGCTACGACTCTACTTATTGGTTGTATTATTATGATGCTTCATAGTAATTGGATGTTAAGTGTTACAACTGTTTTATCTGTTTTAGTTAGTTTTGCTATTGCTATTGCCATTTTGTTGCTTTCACAAAAGCATTTTGCTGCCCAACAAAAGAAACTAGGTTTGATCTCTAGTTATGTAGAAGAAATTTATTCAGGACATAATACGATTTATGCCTATAATGCGAGACAGGAAGCAAAAGAAAATTTTAATGAGTTGAATGAAGATTTATATTCAAGTGGTTGGAAAGCACAATTTCTATCCGGTATTACACAGCCATTAATGGCTTTTATTGGTAATTTTGGTTTTGTCATGGTTTGTGTAGTAGGTTCAATCTTAGCATTAAAAGGAACCATTCACTTTGGGGTTGTTGTTGCCTTTATGGTTTATGTTCGGTTGTTTACAAACCCACTTTCTCAATTAGCACAAGCTTTTACGGTATTACAACCAGCTGTTGTTTCTTTGGATAGAGTATTTGAATTCTTGAATGAAGAAGAAATGGCAGATGAATCAACAAAAACATATCAGCTAACTAATGCGAAAGGAAATGTTTCTTTTGAACATGTAAGTTTCGGTTATCTTCCTAATCAAACGATTATTCATGATTTTTCAGTTAGTGCTGCTGCAGGCAGCAAGATTGCGATTGTAGGACCTACTGGAGCTGGTAAAACTACTATTGTAAACTTATTGATGAAATTCTATGAGATAAATAAAGGAAAAATTTTAATTGATGGTAAATCGATTAATGACATGACGCGGGAAGAAGTTCATGATCAATTTTGTATGGTGTTACAAGATACCTGGTTATTTGAAGGAACGGTAAAAGAAAATTTAATCTTCAATCAAAAAGATATCAGTGATGAAGAAATCATTAAAGCCTGTAAAGCAGCAGATGTCCATCATTTTATTACAACTTTACCGAAGGGATATGATACTGTATTAGATGATAGTATCGAATTATCAGCTGGGCAAAAGCAATTAATGACTATTGCTAGAGCACTCATTAAAAAAGCGCCAATGTTGATCTTAGACGAAGCAACTAGTTCTGTCGATACAAGAACAGAAATACTGATTCAAAAAGCAATGGATAAATTAATAGAAGGAAAAACCTCCTTTGTCATTGCTCATCGTCTTTCAACCATACGGAATGCAGATAAAATATTGGTTATGCAACATGGAGATATTATTGAACAAGGGAACCATGAAGAGTTATTACAAAAGCATGGTTTCTATGCAGAACTTTATAATAGTCAATTTTCAAAACAAAAAGATGTAGAAGCTATCTTTAATCAATAA
- a CDS encoding polysaccharide lyase family protein: protein MKLEVQGLNCFLENKQLQVSFSQNGTVHSLKYQGKELLGNLDGAKNDPNKKSSFYCDYHDGKPRNLQPTQLKIIENSDHCLHIAYLDLTSPLNLEYHIFLLNDEACIYGYIVAKTTEQEMTIGELRTVYRLNHSLFPIAYTSERQGIQPKASYLAKFKQLQDETFELPDGSKYTNSSVYSKYDYAGYFKDNNFWGQYGDQFGCWFIPIDQSYFPSGPLKQDLLVHYDGIILNYLTGAHFGTGNFQLPKHWEKFYGPWCIYLNQGEQKISDVKNKVNQLTKKQDSSWFSKIEPRYPNFLVELTGELNLTGKENANDWIVILTDTKGDVYTQKAGRIFYTETHKDNHFHIPHIHPGIYHLYAYIKGTEISEDFYLGSFKLTKNEDLGQLDIPYQMKKLIWKIGYFSKTTEPFKFSDQLRNYIWKELVPNSLTYHVGSSEDWYYLQNDHGKWQIKFSKPEKLNKKFLLTICLAGATQKQMEPATGVQFFVSLNGHLLKKYSFENDRSAYRSTVTNGKSHKLELVIDAAQLTNINVIDFETDGYILYDMIKFEEENN from the coding sequence ATGAAATTAGAAGTTCAAGGTTTAAATTGTTTTTTAGAAAATAAACAGTTGCAAGTATCATTTTCTCAAAATGGTACGGTTCATTCACTAAAGTATCAAGGAAAAGAATTGTTAGGAAATCTAGATGGTGCAAAAAATGACCCAAATAAAAAAAGTAGTTTCTATTGTGACTATCATGATGGAAAGCCTAGAAATTTACAACCTACTCAATTGAAAATTATTGAAAATTCGGATCATTGTCTGCATATCGCTTATCTTGATCTAACAAGTCCCCTAAATTTAGAATATCATATATTCTTATTAAATGATGAAGCCTGTATTTATGGGTATATCGTTGCTAAAACAACCGAGCAAGAAATGACAATCGGCGAATTGCGAACCGTTTATCGCTTAAATCATTCACTTTTTCCTATTGCTTATACTTCTGAAAGACAAGGCATTCAACCTAAAGCAAGTTATTTAGCCAAGTTTAAACAATTACAGGATGAGACATTTGAATTGCCTGATGGAAGTAAGTATACAAATAGTTCAGTTTATTCAAAGTATGATTATGCTGGTTATTTTAAGGACAATAATTTTTGGGGACAATATGGCGACCAATTTGGTTGTTGGTTTATCCCAATAGATCAAAGTTATTTTCCATCCGGTCCTTTAAAACAAGATTTATTAGTCCATTATGATGGCATTATTTTAAATTATTTAACAGGTGCCCATTTTGGTACAGGCAATTTTCAACTACCAAAACATTGGGAAAAATTCTATGGTCCTTGGTGTATCTACCTTAACCAAGGCGAGCAAAAAATAAGTGATGTTAAAAATAAAGTTAACCAATTAACAAAAAAACAAGATAGTTCTTGGTTTTCAAAAATAGAACCACGCTATCCAAATTTTTTAGTTGAGCTCACAGGAGAGCTAAATTTGACAGGAAAGGAGAATGCTAATGATTGGATAGTCATTTTAACCGATACAAAGGGAGATGTTTATACTCAAAAAGCTGGACGAATTTTTTATACAGAGACCCATAAAGATAATCACTTTCACATTCCTCATATTCATCCAGGTATATACCATTTATATGCTTATATTAAAGGAACAGAGATTTCAGAAGACTTTTATCTGGGTAGTTTTAAACTAACTAAAAATGAAGATTTAGGTCAACTTGATATTCCCTATCAAATGAAAAAACTTATCTGGAAAATTGGATATTTTTCTAAAACAACTGAACCATTTAAATTCAGTGACCAGCTTAGAAACTATATTTGGAAAGAATTAGTACCCAACTCTTTGACCTATCATGTTGGCTCATCAGAGGATTGGTATTATCTGCAAAACGATCATGGAAAATGGCAAATTAAATTTTCTAAACCAGAAAAATTAAATAAAAAATTTCTTTTAACGATCTGTTTGGCTGGAGCAACCCAAAAGCAAATGGAACCTGCGACTGGCGTACAATTCTTTGTAAGTTTAAACGGTCATCTACTTAAAAAGTATAGTTTTGAAAATGATCGTAGTGCCTATCGTTCAACCGTTACCAACGGTAAAAGTCATAAACTTGAATTAGTAATTGATGCCGCACAATTAACAAATATAAATGTAATTGATTTTGAAACGGACGGCTACATTTTATATGACATGATTAAATTTGAGGAGGAAAACAATTAA
- a CDS encoding MarR family winged helix-turn-helix transcriptional regulator yields MADEQKDLGYEIRELAILFGRRIKKEACKRKIKKLMGPQAMVLNFIYYNPEKIIYQKDIEKELSIRKSTASQLLDRMEANGYVHRIVSNKDKRLKQIILTKKALEQKQAINEMTKQIEKELMKDLSAEEVDAFLKTVNKIKNNLN; encoded by the coding sequence GTGGCAGACGAACAAAAAGATCTAGGATATGAGATTCGAGAATTAGCTATTTTGTTTGGGCGACGTATTAAGAAAGAAGCTTGTAAACGAAAAATAAAAAAATTAATGGGCCCTCAAGCAATGGTCTTAAATTTTATTTATTATAATCCAGAGAAAATTATTTATCAAAAAGACATTGAAAAAGAACTATCTATCCGAAAATCAACGGCTAGTCAACTGCTTGATCGTATGGAAGCCAATGGTTATGTTCATCGAATTGTATCAAATAAAGATAAACGCTTAAAGCAAATTATTTTAACAAAAAAAGCGTTAGAACAAAAACAAGCAATTAATGAAATGACGAAGCAAATTGAAAAGGAATTAATGAAAGATTTATCTGCAGAAGAAGTTGACGCTTTCTTAAAGACAGTTAATAAAATAAAAAATAATCTCAACTAA
- a CDS encoding ABC transporter ATP-binding protein: MFKVLKKTNRTERLLVVLSFLFVLIQVGLELKVPNYMSKITERLQEPGTTTSDILSLGLKMVALSLSGFVLAIIVGFFAARISASLSKRIRGELFDQVVDYSTNEIQHFSVPSLITRTTNDLTQIQLVIATGLQLLIKCPITIIWAFTIIANKNWKWTAMTGVAIFILLMIVTIVMTFVRPKFIQIQGLTDDLNGVTKESLTGIRVVRAYNAENYQDKKFKKVNDKLTNANLFTGRIMAIFNPTMTLISSGLTLTVYWIGTFLIQAVTGMDKINLFSDMVVFTSYSMQIVMSFMMLISVFFLLPRAAVAAKRTNEVLALSSSVHFSKKSIQKEETTNNGSLSFENVSFTYPNTRDAVLHNVSFSAKKGQTVAIIGSTGSGKSTILKLMVRLFDRSSGEICLNGREIKDFSHEELNNIIGYIPQKPILYTGTIRSNMELGKSLATPLDDQKILKAIEIAQAKEFVDEQADKLDAHVSQGGNNFSGGQKQRLAIARVIARQPEILLFDDSFSALDYKTDNKLRATLKEQLPNTTKIIVAQRINTIIDANLIVVLENGKVVGKGTHKQLLAENKAYQEIAYSQLSKEELANE; encoded by the coding sequence ATGTTTAAAGTTTTAAAAAAAACCAATCGAACGGAGCGATTGCTTGTTGTTCTTAGTTTCCTATTTGTCCTTATTCAAGTGGGATTAGAATTAAAAGTTCCAAATTATATGTCAAAGATTACTGAACGGTTACAAGAACCAGGAACAACGACTTCAGATATTTTATCGTTAGGGCTAAAAATGGTTGCTTTATCATTATCTGGATTTGTTTTAGCTATTATTGTTGGTTTTTTTGCTGCTAGAATTTCAGCAAGTTTATCAAAAAGAATACGTGGCGAACTATTTGATCAAGTTGTTGATTATTCAACAAATGAAATTCAACATTTTTCGGTACCGAGTTTAATTACAAGAACAACCAATGATTTAACACAAATTCAATTAGTTATTGCAACGGGACTTCAATTACTAATTAAGTGTCCGATTACAATTATTTGGGCATTTACAATTATTGCAAATAAAAATTGGAAATGGACAGCAATGACTGGTGTAGCTATATTTATTTTGTTAATGATAGTTACGATTGTTATGACATTTGTTCGTCCAAAATTTATCCAAATTCAAGGCTTAACTGATGATTTGAACGGCGTGACAAAAGAAAGTTTAACAGGAATCCGAGTTGTACGTGCTTATAATGCTGAGAACTATCAAGACAAAAAATTTAAAAAAGTAAATGACAAATTAACAAATGCTAACTTGTTTACTGGTCGAATCATGGCAATATTTAATCCGACAATGACCTTGATTTCCAGTGGCCTAACATTAACCGTTTATTGGATAGGTACTTTTTTAATTCAAGCAGTAACAGGAATGGATAAAATTAATTTATTTTCTGATATGGTTGTCTTTACTTCTTATTCTATGCAAATTGTAATGAGCTTTATGATGTTGATCTCTGTTTTCTTTCTTTTACCAAGAGCAGCAGTTGCAGCAAAACGTACCAACGAGGTACTAGCCCTTTCCTCTTCTGTTCATTTTTCAAAAAAATCAATACAAAAAGAAGAAACGACCAACAATGGAAGCTTATCATTTGAAAATGTTTCTTTTACTTATCCAAATACTAGGGATGCTGTATTACATAATGTTAGTTTTTCAGCTAAAAAGGGTCAAACGGTTGCAATTATTGGTTCTACAGGAAGCGGAAAAAGTACAATTCTTAAGTTAATGGTACGATTGTTTGATCGTTCAAGTGGAGAGATTTGTTTAAATGGTAGAGAGATTAAAGATTTTAGTCATGAAGAACTGAATAATATCATTGGTTATATTCCACAAAAACCTATCCTTTATACGGGAACTATTCGTTCAAACATGGAACTAGGTAAAAGTCTTGCTACACCATTAGATGATCAAAAAATTTTAAAAGCTATTGAAATCGCCCAAGCAAAAGAGTTTGTTGATGAACAGGCAGATAAACTTGATGCCCATGTTTCACAGGGAGGAAATAATTTTTCTGGCGGACAAAAACAACGTTTAGCAATTGCTCGAGTCATTGCTCGTCAACCGGAAATTTTACTTTTTGATGACTCATTTTCAGCATTAGATTATAAGACGGATAATAAACTTAGAGCAACATTAAAAGAACAATTACCAAATACAACTAAAATAATTGTTGCTCAACGAATTAACACAATTATAGATGCTAATTTGATTGTAGTTTTAGAGAACGGTAAAGTGGTTGGTAAAGGAACTCACAAACAACTATTAGCTGAAAATAAAGCTTATCAGGAAATTGCTTATTCGCAATTATCAAAGGAGGAATTAGCAAATGAGTAA
- a CDS encoding SGNH/GDSL hydrolase family protein, with amino-acid sequence MDQLFPILFQFHYFEEESAPLNHDTATIGTFHYFEGTHARIMTLAKNYSIKLRVQNSQNAYGSYQVMINNLVSYTFSLNAKEEKELTFEVFLSQHQLELTFKAIEAATEELLVHSLSLEEKKQEKADKPTIYIASDSTAQTYEPKDFPQAGWGEFLYFYLFEGHNATIIRDKTSSYPQAYNYSSENLTIVNRSIGGRSSRSFIEEGKFAQLLAFLKEDDYLLIQWGDNDATTFRPMRYVASQDFAKYLEQYILSALDRKVHPVLITPPPRYHFVHPFEAVISFDDYRQVTLAMAERYQIPVIDLGKMGAEFLSLLGEKKAKCLFMQLPKHQYKNFEDGLTDATYFNQLGAKMMAKFIAKKFTEEFPEIQFQSEHFPVLLDKPTNLTATILENKIFVRWSAVSNALYYSVKVIQEENIKTIITLQPFFNDIAVKNHYHVCYEVSAHTFKCGSPVEQFTLVHEFMNKKQTKEKITGVNLYEKDTDTFPDKFAFSLRFNHYTGINNYQIILKDIINEQESILEELPATRVTDLHSYQIKKGNQYAIKVRGYNEKQHQEIFSDLIPITS; translated from the coding sequence GTGGATCAGTTATTTCCAATTTTATTTCAATTTCATTATTTTGAAGAAGAATCAGCACCTCTAAATCACGATACAGCTACAATTGGTACATTTCATTATTTTGAAGGAACACATGCGAGAATAATGACGCTAGCAAAAAACTATTCTATCAAATTACGTGTTCAAAATAGTCAAAATGCTTATGGGTCTTATCAAGTAATGATCAACAATTTGGTTAGCTATACTTTTTCGCTCAATGCTAAGGAAGAGAAGGAATTAACATTTGAAGTTTTTTTATCACAACATCAATTGGAATTAACCTTTAAAGCGATTGAAGCAGCAACGGAAGAACTTTTGGTCCACTCACTTTCCTTGGAAGAAAAAAAACAAGAAAAAGCAGATAAACCAACCATTTATATTGCTTCTGATTCAACCGCTCAAACTTATGAACCAAAAGATTTTCCACAAGCAGGTTGGGGAGAGTTTCTTTATTTTTATCTTTTTGAAGGACATAACGCTACAATAATTAGGGATAAAACAAGTAGCTATCCTCAGGCATACAACTATTCATCAGAAAACCTAACAATTGTTAATAGGTCAATTGGTGGAAGAAGTTCACGGTCATTTATTGAAGAAGGAAAATTTGCTCAATTATTAGCTTTCTTAAAAGAGGATGATTATTTATTGATTCAATGGGGAGACAATGACGCAACGACCTTTCGACCAATGCGTTATGTGGCAAGTCAAGATTTTGCAAAATATTTAGAACAATATATTTTAAGTGCTTTAGACCGAAAGGTCCATCCTGTATTAATTACTCCACCTCCTAGATACCATTTTGTTCATCCCTTTGAAGCAGTTATCAGTTTTGATGATTATCGACAAGTCACATTAGCAATGGCTGAACGTTACCAGATTCCAGTAATTGATTTAGGCAAGATGGGAGCTGAATTCTTGTCTTTATTAGGAGAGAAAAAAGCAAAATGTTTGTTTATGCAATTACCAAAACATCAATATAAAAATTTCGAGGATGGTTTAACAGATGCGACATATTTTAATCAATTAGGTGCAAAAATGATGGCAAAATTCATTGCTAAAAAGTTTACAGAAGAATTTCCTGAAATTCAATTTCAATCAGAACATTTTCCTGTTTTGCTAGATAAACCTACAAACCTAACTGCAACAATCTTAGAAAATAAAATTTTTGTTCGTTGGTCAGCAGTTTCTAATGCACTTTATTATTCTGTTAAAGTTATTCAGGAAGAAAATATAAAGACCATCATTACCTTACAGCCTTTTTTCAATGATATTGCTGTTAAAAATCATTATCACGTTTGCTATGAAGTAAGTGCTCATACGTTTAAATGTGGTTCACCTGTCGAACAATTCACTTTAGTGCATGAATTTATGAATAAAAAACAAACGAAAGAGAAAATAACAGGAGTTAATTTATATGAAAAAGATACGGATACTTTCCCTGATAAATTTGCTTTTTCTCTTCGGTTTAACCATTATACAGGCATAAACAATTATCAAATTATTTTAAAAGACATTATAAACGAACAAGAAAGTATTTTAGAAGAACTACCTGCTACCAGAGTAACAGATCTACACAGTTATCAAATCAAAAAAGGCAACCAATATGCCATAAAGGTTAGGGGATACAATGAGAAACAACATCAGGAAATATTTAGTGATTTAATTCCAATTACCTCGTAA
- the rihA gene encoding pyrimidine-specific ribonucleoside hydrolase RihA: protein MRKRIILDCDPGHDDALAMSLAIASSKIDLLAVTTSAGNQTPDKTLKNAMNILTLLKREDIPIAGGNQTPLVKEELETAGNVHGKSGIDGAELPKSHFEAQNMTAIELIAKVLHKSYEQVTLVVTGPMTNIALFLRIYPELAREKIDQIVFMGGAIGLGNWTPTVEFNIFVDPEAAKVVLNFGIPLVMTPLNVTHKAQILKSEIEEIKYIDNPVGKVFYGLLNFYETYHENPKWEFEGTPLHDPCTIAWLIHPEMFKTKRMNVDVEIQGTLTRGETVCDYYELTDKPKNVEVMLDIDREYFIQLLMSSICSFD, encoded by the coding sequence ATGAGGAAAAGGATTATTTTAGATTGTGATCCAGGACATGATGACGCCTTAGCTATGTCTCTGGCGATTGCTTCTTCGAAAATTGATCTATTAGCTGTTACGACTTCTGCAGGGAATCAAACACCAGATAAAACATTGAAGAATGCTATGAATATATTAACGTTGCTGAAGCGTGAAGATATTCCAATTGCTGGTGGAAATCAAACGCCATTAGTTAAAGAAGAATTGGAAACGGCTGGTAATGTGCATGGTAAAAGTGGAATTGATGGAGCAGAATTGCCAAAAAGCCATTTTGAAGCACAAAATATGACAGCAATTGAACTAATTGCAAAGGTATTACATAAAAGTTATGAACAAGTTACACTAGTGGTTACAGGGCCAATGACAAATATAGCATTATTTCTACGTATTTATCCAGAATTGGCAAGAGAAAAGATTGATCAAATTGTTTTTATGGGTGGAGCTATTGGCCTAGGAAACTGGACACCGACCGTTGAATTTAATATTTTTGTAGATCCAGAAGCGGCTAAAGTTGTTCTTAATTTTGGTATTCCTTTGGTGATGACCCCATTAAATGTTACACATAAGGCACAAATTTTAAAATCTGAAATTGAAGAAATCAAATATATTGATAATCCAGTAGGTAAAGTATTTTATGGATTATTAAATTTTTATGAGACTTACCATGAGAATCCTAAATGGGAATTTGAAGGTACTCCATTACATGATCCTTGTACAATTGCTTGGTTGATCCATCCAGAAATGTTTAAAACTAAAAGAATGAATGTTGATGTGGAAATCCAGGGCACCTTAACAAGAGGGGAAACGGTTTGTGATTATTATGAACTTACCGATAAACCAAAGAACGTAGAGGTAATGTTAGACATTGACCGAGAATATTTTATTCAGTTGTTGATGAGTTCAATTTGCTCTTTTGATTAA